A stretch of Spirosoma oryzicola DNA encodes these proteins:
- a CDS encoding ABC transporter permease/substrate-binding protein produces MLEFIRQNADKLLEQVLTHVGLTFVSLLFALLIGVPLGIGIARRPRLASGVLGVAGVLQTVPSVALLGFLIPLIGIGVWPALVALFLYALLPIIRNTYVGITEVSPSVKEAAKGVGMTDRQVLTKVEFPLALPVIFAGVRTATVINVGVATLAAYVAAGGLGEFIFSGIALSNVNMMLAGAIPAALLAVGFDLALARLQRLSGKRLRVGALTFLLLVPFLSAFYLLPGREDKLVAGFAHEFYGRADGYPGLQKTYGLQLRPRLIDQNLMYEAIRRKQVDIISGYSTDGRIKAYDLLVLADNRHAFPPYDAAPIVRQTTLNRYPDLGPTLNLLAGKLTDSVMTALNYQVDYEKKAPEAVARTFLNQLGLYKTPTPGERTETVVMGSKVFTEQYILAEVYRQLIEGQTQLRVATRTGLGGTQICFDALRTGAIDFYPEYTGTGLLVILQPPADQLKTLPIQSDSVYRFVQQQFLDKYQLSWLKPLGFNNSYCLMMRREQARQLGIQSIDDLVGVLTKRR; encoded by the coding sequence ATGCTCGAATTTATACGTCAGAACGCCGATAAATTGCTGGAACAAGTCCTGACTCATGTCGGACTAACGTTTGTTTCGCTGCTGTTTGCCTTGTTGATCGGTGTGCCGTTGGGCATCGGTATTGCCCGCCGTCCCCGACTGGCGAGTGGTGTTTTGGGCGTAGCGGGCGTTTTGCAAACCGTACCGAGTGTCGCACTGCTAGGGTTTCTGATTCCGTTGATTGGTATCGGTGTCTGGCCCGCGCTGGTTGCCCTGTTCCTGTACGCGCTTTTACCCATCATCCGCAATACCTACGTGGGGATCACCGAAGTAAGTCCGTCGGTGAAGGAAGCCGCGAAGGGGGTGGGCATGACCGACCGGCAGGTGCTGACAAAGGTAGAATTTCCGTTGGCCCTGCCGGTTATCTTCGCGGGTGTCCGCACGGCAACGGTTATCAATGTTGGGGTGGCGACTCTGGCGGCTTATGTGGCAGCTGGCGGACTGGGTGAGTTTATTTTTAGCGGTATTGCGCTCAGTAACGTGAATATGATGCTGGCCGGAGCGATTCCCGCAGCACTGCTGGCCGTTGGCTTCGATCTTGCGTTGGCACGCCTACAGCGGTTGTCGGGGAAGCGTTTACGGGTCGGTGCCTTGACGTTCTTGTTGCTGGTGCCTTTTTTATCGGCGTTTTACCTGCTGCCGGGTCGGGAAGATAAGCTCGTTGCCGGGTTTGCCCATGAATTTTACGGTCGGGCCGATGGTTATCCCGGTCTGCAAAAAACGTACGGCTTACAGTTACGTCCTAGGCTCATCGATCAGAATTTGATGTACGAAGCCATCCGCCGGAAACAGGTGGACATCATCAGCGGCTACTCGACCGACGGGCGAATCAAAGCGTATGACCTGCTGGTACTGGCCGATAACCGTCACGCTTTCCCGCCCTACGATGCCGCGCCGATCGTCCGTCAGACGACGCTTAACCGCTATCCCGATCTTGGCCCAACGCTCAATTTACTGGCCGGAAAACTGACCGATTCAGTAATGACTGCCCTGAACTACCAGGTCGATTACGAAAAAAAAGCACCGGAAGCAGTAGCGCGTACCTTCCTGAACCAACTGGGTTTGTACAAAACGCCGACGCCGGGTGAGCGAACCGAGACGGTTGTGATGGGCTCGAAGGTGTTTACTGAACAGTACATTCTGGCCGAAGTGTACCGCCAGCTTATCGAAGGACAGACACAACTCCGTGTAGCCACGCGCACCGGCCTGGGAGGAACGCAAATTTGTTTTGACGCCCTGCGTACGGGTGCGATTGATTTCTATCCTGAATACACCGGAACGGGCTTACTGGTGATTCTGCAACCACCGGCTGACCAGTTAAAAACGCTTCCCATACAGTCGGACTCGGTATACCGATTTGTTCAGCAGCAATTTCTTGACAAGTACCAGCTCAGTTGGCTAAAACCGCTGGGATTCAACAATAGCTACTGCCTGATGATGCGTCGGGAACAGGCTCGCCAACTGGGTATTCAATCAATTGACGACTTAGTGGGTGTACTTACCAAACGACGATAG
- a CDS encoding DNA-3-methyladenine glycosylase — translation MQKLPLDFYQSHDTLTLAQLLLGCELVHESPEGTTAGIIVETEGYITGDPACHAYRRQTTRNAAMFGPAGTLYVYQIYNHHNCINIVTGPESIGEAVLVRALEPTEGIDLMGIRRNEAFKTGFERYRNNTIDPTTADGQRNLCNGPGKLTISMGINRQKDNFASLTTSSLFIRGPVLHDFDMVTTTRIGITYGADLPYRYYVKGNRYISKK, via the coding sequence ATGCAAAAGCTTCCGCTTGATTTTTACCAATCGCATGATACGCTGACACTGGCCCAGCTGCTGCTTGGCTGCGAGCTGGTTCACGAAAGCCCGGAAGGGACAACTGCTGGCATCATTGTCGAAACCGAAGGCTACATCACCGGCGACCCGGCCTGCCACGCCTACCGTCGGCAAACGACCCGCAATGCCGCTATGTTCGGCCCCGCCGGAACGCTGTACGTTTATCAGATCTATAACCACCACAACTGCATCAACATCGTAACCGGACCGGAAAGTATTGGCGAAGCCGTACTGGTCCGCGCGCTGGAGCCAACGGAAGGAATCGACCTGATGGGCATTCGACGCAACGAAGCCTTCAAAACGGGCTTTGAGCGCTACCGCAACAACACCATTGACCCGACTACCGCCGACGGTCAGCGCAATCTTTGTAACGGTCCGGGTAAACTGACGATTTCAATGGGCATCAACCGGCAGAAAGACAATTTTGCCTCGCTGACAACCAGCAGTTTATTTATTCGCGGTCCGGTCCTGCACGATTTCGACATGGTAACGACCACACGGATTGGTATCACATACGGGGCTGATTTACCGTACCGGTACTACGTGAAAGGAAACCGATACATCAGCAAGAAGTAA
- a CDS encoding YicC/YloC family endoribonuclease produces the protein MLKSMTGFGNATVEAGSLSVTAEVKTLNSKFLDIYCRIPRQFSDKEIELRALLTQQLERGKVELSINLTRTNAVKPGVTINRPLVGAYVADLKETANGMLMSVSDSDVLQLALQQPNAYQTESVDPTSDASDWATIQAAVQEAIRRCDEFRRQDGAVLESKFQEYIQTITDRLADVEQQDVRRIPAVRERMRNSVKELLDSETFDQNRFEQELVYYVEKFDISEEKVRLKSHLAYFLEVLSSEEANGKKLNFISQEIGREINTIGSKANDAAIQRFVVQMKDELEKIKEQTMNVI, from the coding sequence ATGCTTAAATCCATGACCGGCTTTGGCAACGCAACAGTAGAGGCTGGTAGCCTGTCTGTAACGGCCGAAGTAAAAACGCTCAATTCTAAATTTTTGGACATCTATTGCCGCATTCCCCGGCAGTTTTCCGACAAAGAAATCGAGTTGCGGGCGTTACTCACGCAGCAGTTGGAGCGAGGTAAAGTTGAGTTATCGATTAATCTGACCCGTACCAACGCCGTAAAACCCGGCGTGACGATCAATCGGCCGCTGGTCGGCGCTTATGTCGCTGATCTGAAAGAAACGGCCAATGGTATGCTCATGAGCGTTTCGGACAGCGACGTTTTGCAACTTGCTCTCCAACAACCGAATGCGTACCAAACCGAATCAGTGGACCCCACCTCCGATGCATCCGATTGGGCAACCATCCAAGCTGCGGTACAAGAAGCCATTCGCCGGTGCGACGAGTTTCGTCGGCAGGACGGAGCCGTTCTGGAAAGCAAATTTCAGGAGTATATTCAAACCATTACGGACCGGCTGGCCGATGTTGAACAGCAGGACGTTCGGCGGATTCCGGCGGTTCGGGAGCGGATGCGTAACTCGGTCAAGGAACTGCTTGATAGCGAAACCTTCGATCAGAATCGTTTCGAACAGGAGCTGGTTTACTACGTCGAAAAGTTTGACATTTCGGAAGAGAAGGTTCGCTTGAAAAGTCATTTGGCGTATTTTCTGGAAGTCTTGTCGAGCGAAGAAGCCAACGGCAAGAAGCTAAACTTCATTTCGCAGGAAATTGGTCGCGAGATCAATACCATCGGTTCCAAAGCCAACGATGCGGCTATTCAGCGGTTCGTGGTCCAGATGAAAGACGAGCTGGAAAAAATCAAGGAGCAGACCATGAATGTGATCTAA
- the pdxA gene encoding 4-hydroxythreonine-4-phosphate dehydrogenase PdxA: MEQRQSDEPNETRTPPTTGPAPDDRPTDTQSAPATPAADQPETPPRPNNQREPNQRQFSQRDNRQPNNRSNGSRDENVRTQRNEREAGSSDRGSRDQGAPNRGQRDGNAPNRNQRETGTPERVANENGQQNSRNDTRPNDRDRNNGNRDRNIDPRESSAAAAQQAEAIGRSEREQGAQDRGPRDAGSVVREDRLVIGISLGDYNGIGPEVILKALQYNRLQKICTPVIYGSMRVLNRYRNLLNLKDWNLNGAPTIGQISHKMTNVITCWPDQNQDIQPGQVTPEAGQAALACLQRAVDDMKAGKLDALVTAPINKYNIQSEEFKFPGHTEYLAEEFGVQDNLMFLVSEHLRVGVVTGHIPLGRVRQNVTRERIAQKLTMMMQSLRQDFGIDKPKIAVLGLNPHAGEEGLLGNEEQEIIKPLITEWRNKGQLVFGPYPADGFFGTQSYRKFDAVLAMYHDQGLIPFKTIAFEDGVNFTAGMPAVRTSPDHGTAYDIAGKNQANETSMLQAIYTAVDVARQRKEFADLEANALKKQPTEK; this comes from the coding sequence ATGGAACAACGCCAATCCGACGAGCCAAACGAAACACGTACGCCCCCGACCACCGGTCCTGCACCGGATGATCGGCCAACCGATACTCAGTCAGCCCCGGCAACGCCAGCGGCTGACCAGCCAGAAACACCCCCGCGTCCCAACAACCAGCGGGAGCCCAATCAGCGACAGTTCAGCCAGCGGGACAATCGTCAGCCGAACAACCGGTCCAACGGTTCCAGGGATGAAAACGTACGTACTCAACGGAACGAACGGGAAGCCGGATCATCCGACCGTGGCTCCCGCGATCAGGGTGCCCCCAACCGCGGTCAGCGCGACGGCAATGCACCTAATCGTAACCAGCGTGAGACCGGAACGCCCGAACGAGTCGCCAATGAGAACGGCCAGCAAAATTCCCGTAACGATACACGCCCGAACGACCGGGATCGTAACAACGGGAATCGCGACCGAAACATTGATCCTCGGGAGTCGAGTGCGGCAGCGGCTCAGCAGGCCGAAGCAATAGGCCGTTCTGAGCGGGAACAGGGAGCCCAGGATCGGGGTCCGCGCGATGCCGGATCAGTCGTGCGCGAAGATCGGCTGGTTATTGGTATCAGCCTGGGCGATTACAACGGTATTGGGCCTGAGGTGATCCTGAAAGCCCTGCAATACAACCGGCTACAGAAAATCTGCACGCCCGTCATTTACGGGTCCATGCGGGTGCTGAACCGGTATCGCAACCTATTGAACCTGAAAGACTGGAACCTGAACGGAGCGCCGACCATTGGGCAGATCAGCCATAAGATGACCAACGTGATTACGTGCTGGCCCGATCAGAATCAGGACATTCAGCCCGGTCAGGTGACGCCCGAAGCCGGACAAGCCGCTCTAGCGTGTCTGCAACGTGCTGTTGACGACATGAAAGCGGGTAAGCTGGATGCGCTCGTAACGGCCCCGATCAACAAGTACAACATCCAGTCAGAGGAATTTAAATTTCCGGGCCATACCGAATACCTGGCAGAGGAATTTGGCGTTCAGGACAACCTGATGTTTCTGGTCAGTGAACACCTGCGGGTCGGCGTCGTAACGGGGCATATTCCGCTGGGTCGAGTTCGTCAAAACGTGACGCGCGAACGAATTGCGCAGAAGCTTACGATGATGATGCAGTCGTTACGGCAGGATTTCGGCATTGATAAGCCCAAAATTGCGGTACTTGGCCTCAATCCACACGCGGGCGAAGAAGGTCTGCTGGGAAATGAAGAACAGGAAATCATTAAACCGCTTATTACCGAGTGGCGCAACAAAGGACAACTGGTGTTTGGCCCCTACCCCGCCGACGGTTTCTTTGGCACCCAAAGCTACAGGAAGTTCGATGCGGTACTGGCTATGTACCACGACCAGGGCCTGATTCCGTTTAAAACGATTGCGTTTGAAGATGGCGTGAACTTCACAGCCGGTATGCCCGCCGTCCGAACGTCACCCGACCACGGGACGGCTTACGACATTGCCGGTAAAAATCAGGCGAACGAAACGTCCATGCTACAAGCTATTTATACAGCCGTCGATGTGGCTCGCCAGCGCAAAGAGTTTGCGGACCTCGAAGCGAATGCCCTAAAAAAACAACCGACGGAAAAATAA
- a CDS encoding 2-hydroxyacid dehydrogenase, whose amino-acid sequence MSQNQRSILIADEMHPSLFAMLDEAGFVYDYQPKITREGLLERLASFDGLIIRSKTTVDEEIFSRAPNLQFIGRAGAGLDLIDLDAAERRNVRVFHAGMGNRDAVAEHMVGMLLGLLANIVKADQEVRQGIWDREGNRGYELGSLTVGLLGYGNNGSATARRLSGFGCRVLAYDKYLTNYGDAFAQEASLEQIIAEADVLSLHIPLTDDTRMMINDTFIDRFAKPFYLINVARGEITSLAALVRGLESGKVRGACLDVLENEKLSKLTPDQQASFDYLRQSNRVILTPHIAGWTHESYVRINEVLVSQLVAG is encoded by the coding sequence ATGTCCCAGAATCAGCGTTCTATTCTCATTGCCGACGAAATGCACCCGTCGCTTTTTGCCATGCTCGACGAAGCGGGCTTTGTGTACGATTATCAACCCAAAATCACCCGTGAAGGGTTGCTGGAGCGGTTAGCGTCCTTTGACGGACTCATCATCCGAAGCAAAACAACGGTAGACGAAGAAATTTTTAGTAGAGCACCAAACCTGCAATTCATTGGCCGGGCCGGGGCTGGTCTTGATTTAATTGACCTCGACGCAGCCGAACGACGGAATGTTCGGGTGTTTCATGCGGGTATGGGCAACCGCGATGCCGTCGCGGAACACATGGTTGGTATGCTGCTGGGGTTACTGGCGAATATCGTCAAAGCGGATCAAGAAGTTCGGCAGGGAATCTGGGATCGCGAAGGAAATCGGGGCTACGAACTCGGTAGCCTGACGGTTGGCTTGCTTGGGTATGGCAACAACGGCAGCGCGACGGCCCGGCGGCTCAGCGGCTTTGGGTGTCGCGTGCTGGCCTACGATAAATACCTGACCAACTACGGCGACGCGTTCGCGCAGGAAGCTTCCCTGGAGCAGATTATCGCGGAAGCCGATGTGCTGAGCCTGCATATCCCGCTGACCGACGATACACGGATGATGATCAACGATACGTTCATCGACCGTTTTGCCAAGCCGTTCTACCTCATCAATGTCGCGCGGGGCGAGATAACGTCGCTGGCTGCTTTGGTTCGCGGATTGGAAAGCGGCAAAGTGCGGGGAGCTTGTCTGGATGTTCTTGAGAACGAAAAGTTGAGCAAGCTCACCCCTGACCAACAGGCTTCGTTCGATTACCTGCGTCAGTCGAATCGGGTTATTCTTACACCACATATCGCAGGCTGGACGCACGAAAGCTACGTTCGTATTAACGAGGTGTTAGTTAGCCAGTTAGTGGCGGGGTGA
- a CDS encoding IPT/TIG domain-containing protein, with amino-acid sequence MKSGSVIIAFLFLLLGLSACRVKNAPPELTSLLPKEAFVGQEITLGGYQFGNEPTVTFTSATSVVAGQVVSASEQSIRVKIPLVSPGITQVRVQTSEGISDPLPLNVLQPPPSVASITPANGLPGSEVIVTGNYLNQVQEIRFEQTPAIVKDSSASKLTLIVPDKMPRGPLSLVITTKGGEVSSSFIVAGTPQITSLSGKQAKPGSELIIQGQNLLDGVVRINGLATDRNQTTIKDTEIRTIIPTNATSGKVTVTVFEKLVATSADSLQIILQPAIANLSARDGISGDKIILTGLNLRDVSAVLFGTVSVPFRVISDTQLEATVPALGASAQLTVSVNSVGGNASASDPFLYYVAPSNLAVSPTRQVRLQPITITGQNLYRITEVRISGITVPITSRVEGSQLVVSVPADAVSGPVTVINRAGTATSQTLVVVQKPVVSALIPAQGRAGDRIVVRGNYLQNAQFFFTGSTSAAADGGKNEETERWIIIPDDAKTGPIRVVNTTNDATLTDAFTVINLPSVSDFSPKTAKAGDEITITGLNLTSVTTVKFNGGTSAAATFRLSGSSLIVTVPAGVVTGQICLTNEAGTTCSSANFTPAK; translated from the coding sequence ATGAAGTCAGGTTCGGTCATTATTGCTTTTCTCTTTTTGCTACTGGGTCTCTCGGCCTGCCGCGTTAAGAATGCCCCCCCTGAGCTGACATCGCTTTTGCCCAAAGAAGCCTTTGTCGGTCAGGAAATTACCCTCGGCGGGTATCAATTTGGCAACGAGCCCACGGTAACGTTTACTTCGGCTACGTCGGTTGTAGCAGGGCAGGTTGTTAGCGCGTCGGAGCAAAGCATTCGGGTAAAGATTCCGCTTGTTTCACCCGGCATAACGCAGGTTCGCGTGCAAACCAGTGAAGGCATTTCAGACCCGCTGCCGCTTAATGTTCTCCAACCTCCACCGTCAGTTGCCTCTATAACTCCAGCCAATGGACTGCCGGGCTCGGAAGTAATCGTCACGGGAAATTATTTGAATCAGGTACAGGAGATTCGGTTCGAACAGACGCCAGCCATTGTTAAAGACAGTTCAGCGTCTAAGCTCACGCTTATCGTACCGGACAAGATGCCACGCGGCCCACTCAGCCTCGTCATTACCACCAAAGGTGGAGAGGTATCGTCCAGCTTTATTGTTGCCGGAACCCCGCAGATTACGAGCTTGTCGGGCAAGCAGGCCAAACCCGGTTCGGAACTGATCATCCAGGGCCAGAACCTACTGGATGGCGTGGTACGCATCAATGGTTTAGCCACCGACCGCAACCAGACGACCATTAAAGACACCGAGATTCGTACGATCATCCCAACGAATGCTACATCGGGCAAAGTGACGGTTACGGTCTTCGAAAAATTAGTAGCAACGAGCGCCGATAGTCTCCAGATTATCCTGCAACCGGCCATAGCCAACCTGAGCGCGCGCGACGGCATATCGGGCGACAAAATTATTTTAACGGGTCTTAACCTACGCGACGTTTCGGCGGTACTGTTTGGGACAGTGTCGGTTCCTTTCCGCGTAATCAGTGATACCCAGCTGGAAGCAACCGTACCGGCGCTGGGCGCATCGGCTCAGCTAACGGTTTCGGTCAACAGCGTCGGCGGCAACGCCAGTGCATCGGACCCGTTCCTTTATTACGTTGCCCCTTCCAACTTGGCTGTAAGCCCAACTCGTCAGGTACGTCTGCAACCCATCACGATCACGGGCCAGAATTTATACCGCATTACCGAAGTACGAATTAGTGGCATTACCGTTCCTATTACTAGCCGCGTCGAGGGTTCCCAATTGGTCGTCAGCGTACCCGCCGATGCGGTCAGCGGACCAGTGACCGTCATAAACCGGGCGGGAACCGCTACGAGTCAAACACTGGTCGTGGTTCAGAAACCAGTAGTCAGCGCTCTTATTCCGGCGCAGGGCCGCGCGGGCGACCGTATTGTGGTACGCGGAAATTACCTTCAGAATGCGCAGTTTTTCTTTACCGGCTCAACCAGCGCAGCTGCCGACGGCGGCAAAAACGAAGAGACGGAACGATGGATCATTATACCGGATGATGCAAAAACCGGCCCGATTCGCGTGGTCAATACCACGAATGATGCCACGCTCACGGATGCCTTTACGGTTATTAACCTTCCAAGTGTCAGCGATTTTTCGCCCAAGACAGCGAAGGCAGGCGACGAAATTACCATCACCGGGCTCAATCTGACCAGCGTAACCACTGTCAAATTCAACGGTGGTACGTCGGCTGCGGCTACGTTCCGGCTGTCGGGTAGCTCGCTCATCGTAACGGTCCCGGCGGGCGTCGTCACTGGTCAGATCTGCCTGACTAACGAAGCAGGAACCACGTGCAGCAGCGCGAATTTTACGCCCGCCAAGTAA
- a CDS encoding magnesium chelatase: MNYRSLKSSNLLKITTLGELKAAGYTSRSIKQELRDNLIERIRDKEVVFPGIWGYEDTVIPDVERAILSMHHINLLGLRGQAKTRIARLMVNLLDEYIPIVAGSELNDDPLQPLSRFALDLIAEKGDQTPITWLHRNDRYTEKLATPDVSVADLIGDVDPIKAATLKLPYSDERTIHFGLIPRSHRCIFVINELPDLQARIQVSLFNILQEGDIQIRGFKLRLPLDIQFVFTANPEDYTNRGSIVTPLKDRIDSQIVTHYPKSIEIGKKITMQEAIVKTEQKGMVKTNDLITDLIEQIALEARESEYVDSKSGVSARMTISAYENLLSSAERRALLNSEKETYVRIADLYGVVPAICGKVELVYEGEVEGPVIVAQNLIGKAVRTQFLQYFPNPEKAKKDKRGNPYKKITDWFGDGNIMEILSELTNRDYEARLRTIDGLDDLVDQFHPRLSKPEKLFMMEFALHGLAEYSLIGKKALDTGQQFKDLLGSMFNPGKDFGEEEEEDDDDDSRY, encoded by the coding sequence ATGAACTACCGCAGCCTGAAGTCATCGAATTTATTGAAAATTACAACGCTAGGCGAACTGAAAGCCGCGGGGTATACGTCCCGATCTATTAAACAGGAATTACGCGATAACCTGATCGAACGGATACGGGATAAAGAAGTTGTTTTCCCCGGTATCTGGGGGTACGAAGATACCGTAATACCCGATGTGGAGCGGGCTATTTTGTCGATGCACCACATCAATTTGCTTGGTCTGCGCGGACAGGCCAAGACGCGCATTGCCCGCCTGATGGTCAATTTGTTGGACGAATATATTCCCATAGTTGCCGGGTCTGAACTGAACGATGATCCGCTTCAGCCTTTGTCGCGCTTTGCCCTGGATTTGATTGCCGAAAAAGGCGATCAGACACCCATAACGTGGCTGCACCGGAACGATCGCTACACCGAGAAACTGGCTACGCCCGATGTGTCGGTAGCCGATCTGATCGGTGATGTGGACCCCATCAAGGCGGCAACGCTTAAGCTGCCGTACTCCGACGAACGGACGATCCACTTTGGGTTGATTCCACGTTCGCACCGCTGCATTTTTGTGATCAACGAGTTGCCGGATTTACAGGCCCGTATTCAGGTATCGCTGTTCAATATTTTGCAGGAAGGGGACATCCAGATTCGGGGTTTCAAACTTCGGTTGCCGCTCGATATTCAGTTTGTGTTTACGGCCAACCCCGAAGATTACACAAATCGGGGCAGTATCGTGACGCCGTTGAAAGACCGGATCGATTCGCAGATTGTGACGCACTATCCGAAATCCATTGAAATCGGGAAGAAGATTACAATGCAGGAAGCGATCGTTAAGACCGAGCAAAAGGGAATGGTTAAAACCAATGACCTGATTACCGATCTGATCGAACAAATCGCACTCGAAGCGCGGGAAAGCGAATACGTCGATTCAAAAAGTGGCGTGTCGGCGCGGATGACCATTTCGGCTTACGAAAACTTGCTCTCTTCTGCCGAACGTCGGGCGTTGCTGAACAGCGAAAAAGAAACGTACGTCCGTATCGCCGATTTGTACGGCGTTGTGCCTGCTATTTGCGGGAAGGTCGAGCTGGTGTACGAAGGCGAAGTGGAGGGCCCCGTTATTGTGGCGCAGAACCTGATCGGGAAAGCGGTGCGTACGCAGTTTTTACAGTATTTCCCCAATCCGGAGAAAGCCAAAAAAGATAAGCGAGGTAATCCGTACAAGAAGATTACGGACTGGTTTGGTGATGGCAATATCATGGAGATCTTAAGCGAACTCACCAACCGCGATTACGAAGCCCGGCTACGTACGATTGATGGCTTGGACGATCTGGTTGATCAATTCCATCCACGATTGAGCAAGCCCGAAAAGCTATTTATGATGGAATTTGCCCTGCACGGTCTGGCTGAGTACTCACTCATTGGCAAAAAAGCGCTCGACACGGGTCAGCAATTTAAAGACCTGCTTGGTTCCATGTTCAATCCGGGAAAGGATTTCGGTGAAGAAGAGGAAGAAGATGATGATGACGACAGCCGGTACTAA